One window of the Anopheles cruzii chromosome 2, idAnoCruzAS_RS32_06, whole genome shotgun sequence genome contains the following:
- the LOC128277535 gene encoding pro-resilin, giving the protein MKFVALTLCLAVVIVDRTLAQNNQYLPPDKGYAYDKPNQPFPSSPQPQNVPRPQPTPGRPAPSYGPPAAQDDHHHEPGMPFDFQYNVNDIETQNDYSHKAVSDGDVTRGEYRVQLPDGRTQIVRYTADWKNGYNAEVSYEGEAKYPEGPGQGGANAGGYKY; this is encoded by the exons GCTCTTACGCTGTGTCTCGCGGTGGTGATTGTAGACCGTACGCTAGCACAGAACAACCAGTACCTTCCACCGGACAAGGGATACGCTTACGATAAGCCCAACCAGCCGTTCCCGTCATCGCCCCAGCCGCAGAACGTTCCCCGACCACAGCCTACCCCCGGACGGCCGGCCCCTTCGTAcggaccaccagcagcccagGATGAT caccatcacgaGCCGGGCATGCCGTTCGACTTCCAGTACAACGTGAACGACATCGAAACCCAGAACGATTACTCGCACAAGGCGGTTAGCGATGGAGACGTCACTCGGGGTGAATACCGCGTGCAACTCCCCGATGGCCGGACACAGATTGTACGTTACACCGCCGACTGGAAGAACGGTTACAACGCGGAG GTGTCTTACGAAGGTGAAGCCAAGTACCCCGAAGGCCCGGGACAGGGTGGTGCCAACGCCGGTGGATACAAGTATTAA